Within the Natranaeroarchaeum sulfidigenes genome, the region AACAGGGGAGCGACACAGCCGGCGGCCGCAAGCGCGTACAGTGCGCCGAACCCGCCGAAGCCAAGGACAGTCGTCCGACGTTCGGGAAGCGATACGTGGGGGCGAGGGCCGATATCGACAACCAGAGCGACGCCAAGCACGACCAGCGCGCCACCCACCAGTAGCTCTACAGTCGGAAGATACGCCTCGATCGACTGCTGTACGGCGACCGCCAGCACGGCCAGCACGGCGAACACGAGGACGACGCCGGCCGTCGCCGCGCCGCCCCGAAGCAACGCTCCTGACAGCGGCGGCTGCTCGTCGCCCGTCGACGCGACGTAATACCCCACATAGCCAGGAAGCAGGGCGTACGCACACGGCGAAAAGAACGTCGCGAGGCCAGCGCCCGCGGCCAGCCCTGCCGCGGCGAGAAAGCCGATCCAACTCATCGTTCACCCAGCGCTCCGTCGATGCCTGACTGTAGTTCCTCGACCGTCTTCTCGCCGGTCGAACGCCACGCTACCTCGTTGTCGGCGTCCAGCACGAGCGTCGTCGGGACGGTCGAAACGTCGAACTCGGCGGTCAGGTCCAGTTCGGTGT harbors:
- a CDS encoding cytochrome c biogenesis protein CcdA, translating into MSWIGFLAAAGLAAGAGLATFFSPCAYALLPGYVGYYVASTGDEQPPLSGALLRGGAATAGVVLVFAVLAVLAVAVQQSIEAYLPTVELLVGGALVVLGVALVVDIGPRPHVSLPERRTTVLGFGGFGALYALAAAGCVAPLFLSIVFQSVALPTAQTVGVLAVYAGTFGALMLATTVLTAVGHGIGVDRVALPTRRLVRIGGGVLVVAGLVQLWLAL